From Solidesulfovibrio carbinoliphilus subsp. oakridgensis, the proteins below share one genomic window:
- a CDS encoding mechanosensitive ion channel family protein, whose protein sequence is MFPGLLSLPPGLSDFGRLVLTFGIRLAAFVAAFLAISAVLGLLRRRGVISRSLGGLVKWLAGLGLLWGLHGSLAPQARTQAERAFILLSLAMAWMAGGHAVDFLYAKLLPGRALGKPGRHILQDLLKFCLLAVLLGLALSQLFDIQLGSLLTSSAILTAVIGLSMQDTIGSLFSGLLLQIEKPFQEGDWIRVGDVDGQVTEVTWRYTKVVTADGNEALLPNNTVAKDRLVNYDRPDSTLRQVLYVPAPLDAPPVKVKSAILTALGRAEGVVKSPAPVARLHEIQADRLVYAASYSVTGYGGRLPAADAVLSTVWYQFLERGIEIPAPARRLLKGKPAGEDAPGTDLAALAGVELLAGMAEADLAMLARVSVPRRFSPGQTIMAKGETGTTMSIILSGLVAVVLDGKEVARLAPGQIFGEMALLTGEPRQADVRAVETTRCLEVDREAFRMVLSRNPEIVDRVRGIFAARAAANRSATAPQAVDEATTLFARFCKLFL, encoded by the coding sequence CCCGGTCTGTTATCCCTGCCCCCGGGCCTGTCCGACTTCGGCCGCCTCGTGCTGACCTTCGGCATCCGGCTGGCCGCCTTTGTGGCCGCCTTTCTGGCGATCTCGGCCGTGCTCGGCCTCCTGCGCCGCCGGGGGGTCATTAGCCGCTCCCTGGGGGGGCTCGTCAAGTGGCTTGCCGGCCTCGGCCTCCTGTGGGGCCTGCACGGCAGCCTCGCGCCGCAGGCCCGGACCCAGGCCGAGCGGGCCTTCATCCTGCTCTCCCTGGCCATGGCCTGGATGGCCGGCGGCCACGCCGTGGATTTCCTCTACGCCAAGCTCCTGCCGGGCCGGGCCCTCGGCAAACCCGGCCGCCACATCCTCCAGGACCTGCTCAAGTTCTGCCTCCTGGCCGTGCTCCTGGGCCTGGCCCTCAGTCAGCTCTTCGACATCCAGCTCGGCTCGCTTTTGACCTCCTCGGCCATCCTCACGGCCGTCATCGGCCTGTCCATGCAGGACACCATCGGCAGCCTCTTTTCCGGACTTTTGCTCCAGATCGAAAAGCCCTTCCAGGAAGGCGACTGGATCCGGGTCGGGGACGTGGACGGCCAGGTGACGGAAGTGACCTGGCGCTACACCAAGGTCGTGACCGCCGACGGCAACGAGGCGCTGTTGCCGAACAACACCGTGGCCAAGGACCGGCTCGTCAACTACGACCGGCCCGACTCGACCCTGCGCCAAGTCCTCTACGTGCCGGCCCCCCTGGACGCCCCGCCGGTCAAGGTCAAGTCCGCCATCCTGACGGCCCTTGGCCGGGCCGAGGGCGTGGTCAAAAGCCCCGCGCCCGTGGCCCGGCTCCACGAGATCCAGGCCGACCGGCTCGTCTACGCCGCCTCCTATAGCGTCACGGGCTATGGCGGCCGGCTGCCCGCGGCCGACGCGGTCCTGTCCACGGTCTGGTACCAGTTCCTGGAGCGCGGCATCGAGATCCCGGCCCCGGCCCGCCGCCTGCTCAAGGGCAAACCGGCCGGCGAGGACGCGCCCGGCACCGACCTCGCCGCCCTGGCCGGCGTGGAACTGCTCGCCGGCATGGCCGAGGCGGACCTCGCCATGCTGGCCCGGGTGTCGGTGCCGCGCCGCTTCTCCCCGGGCCAGACCATCATGGCCAAGGGCGAGACCGGGACCACCATGTCGATCATCCTGTCCGGGCTCGTGGCCGTGGTCCTGGACGGCAAGGAGGTGGCCAGGCTGGCGCCGGGCCAGATCTTCGGCGAGATGGCGCTCTTGACCGGCGAGCCGCGCCAGGCCGACGTGCGGGCCGTGGAAACGACCCGGTGCCTGGAAGTGGACCGGGAGGCCTTCCGCATGGTCCTGTCGCGCAATCCCGAAATCGTGGACCGGGTGCGCGGCATCTTCGCCGCCCGGGCCGCCGCCAACCGCAGCGCCACCGCCCCCCAGGCCGTGGACGAGGCGACAACCCTGTTTGCCAGGTTCTGCAAGCTCTTTTTATGA